The following are encoded in a window of Chitinophagaceae bacterium genomic DNA:
- a CDS encoding methylenetetrahydrofolate reductase: MKVTDHIKEAKDTLISFEILPPLKGKGIQSLYQHLDPLMEFRPAYINVTYHRSEHVFKKTPDGTFQKVVVRKRPGTESICAAIMNKYSVDTVPHLICGGFDINETEDALINLHYLGIDNVLVLRGDAAKNETAFMPEPGGHKFASDLLKQVVDLNSGIYLEEDLKNTSRTKFCIGVAGYPEKHFEAPNMESDLHYLKMKVDMGADYVVTQMFYDNEKFFAFVKACREAGINVPIIPGLKPIYSVNQLTMLPKVFHIDLPVALSSEILKCKTPEAVEQVGTEWLLMQSQELKKSGVPILHYYTLGRPHMVGNVVKQLL; this comes from the coding sequence GAAGCCAAAGACACCCTTATTTCATTTGAGATACTACCACCGCTTAAAGGAAAGGGTATCCAGTCGTTGTACCAGCACCTGGACCCGCTGATGGAGTTCAGGCCGGCTTATATAAACGTAACCTATCACCGCAGCGAACACGTGTTCAAAAAAACCCCCGACGGCACATTCCAGAAAGTGGTGGTGCGCAAGCGGCCCGGTACCGAAAGCATCTGCGCTGCCATCATGAACAAATACAGCGTGGATACGGTACCTCATCTTATCTGCGGAGGGTTCGACATCAATGAAACCGAAGACGCCCTGATCAACCTGCACTACCTGGGCATCGACAACGTGCTGGTGCTGCGGGGCGATGCCGCCAAGAATGAAACAGCCTTTATGCCCGAACCGGGGGGACATAAATTTGCCAGCGACCTGTTGAAGCAGGTGGTTGATCTTAACTCCGGCATTTACCTGGAAGAAGACCTGAAGAACACCAGCCGTACAAAATTCTGTATCGGCGTGGCCGGCTATCCCGAAAAACATTTTGAAGCGCCCAACATGGAAAGCGACCTGCACTACCTGAAAATGAAAGTAGACATGGGGGCCGACTATGTTGTTACCCAGATGTTCTACGACAATGAAAAGTTCTTTGCTTTTGTAAAAGCCTGCCGGGAAGCCGGGATCAATGTTCCCATCATCCCGGGACTGAAACCCATTTACAGTGTTAACCAGTTAACCATGCTTCCTAAAGTATTTCACATTGACCTTCCCGTTGCGCTGAGCAGCGAGATCTTAAAATGCAAGACCCCGGAAGCGGTGGAGCAGGTGGGAACAGAGTGGCTGCTTATGCAGTCGCAGGAGTTGAAAAAATCGGGCGTACCCATCCTGCACTATTATACACTGGGCAGGCCGCATATGGTAGGGAATGTGGTAAAGCAGCTTCTGTAG